The proteins below come from a single Streptomyces sp. MRC013 genomic window:
- a CDS encoding PBS lyase translates to MFTGIDEVDWASLGHAYGPADDVPALLRGLASDDPAEREWALDGMYGTVHHQGDVYDSTLACIPFLLELAACPDVQDRGCVVELLASIGGIDLSGDDELQELDPEGEEFEGAANYAMAAAAVAAGADVFLALVGDGDREVRLAVPGALASLHGDPVRVLDLLRERLTVERDTEVRLALVEAVGRIALRYESLRQETAGWLSWLSGAAQDPALRLAALAQLARCAPGRLPRDVVPTVTGLLAELRLPGPRPPGVGAGRPGTGGGTAPGAPGTASTPWDSANSWAPPGAREASAPAGPVHPVPPVEPAELRPAAPTLLGQVREQRAGRGTAWADDLLRTLHGALDDRVDDRIALVAAQLRSPDSAQRTDAVWMCGNLVRTWRGAYDEVVRLVGAQLRDPEPRLRAAAAGRLEELFSLAAPAADDLAARVAADPAPWVPERVGGRAGAVSALLALARAGDARAVPALARALEQPEPDGRLLYAIPHLAEAGGPLVPLLRRRLGALPLDDGLGERSGPLLLALAGLRAVEALPEVLRTLRGAPAFRREWVLESVLRAVAAFGPAAREAAADVRVLLDDASTGTVTAAARALWAVEGDAGAVLPRLRALLRGPGAHGRRSAARVVGAFGGSAGAAAPELRACLAAPDVWLRVDAGTALCRVTGDTGEALPVLLAAWRENRHTRPEIAECLAELGPVDRLAPEAAPPLRAELARTRRHNVSAGASGDHDVHEDERLLSLCRRALGAPAE, encoded by the coding sequence ATGTTCACGGGGATCGACGAGGTCGACTGGGCCTCGCTGGGTCATGCCTACGGCCCGGCCGACGACGTGCCCGCGCTGCTGCGCGGTCTGGCATCCGACGACCCGGCGGAGCGCGAGTGGGCGCTGGACGGTATGTACGGGACGGTGCACCACCAGGGCGACGTCTACGACTCGACGCTGGCGTGCATCCCGTTCCTTCTGGAGCTCGCGGCCTGCCCGGACGTCCAGGACCGGGGCTGCGTCGTGGAGTTGCTCGCCAGCATCGGCGGCATCGACCTGTCCGGCGACGACGAGCTGCAGGAACTCGACCCGGAGGGCGAGGAGTTCGAGGGAGCCGCCAACTACGCCATGGCCGCGGCGGCCGTGGCCGCCGGTGCGGACGTGTTCCTGGCCCTGGTCGGCGACGGGGACCGGGAGGTGCGGCTCGCGGTCCCCGGCGCGCTGGCCTCCCTGCACGGCGACCCGGTGCGCGTGCTGGACCTGCTGCGGGAGCGGCTCACCGTCGAGCGCGACACGGAGGTGAGGCTCGCGCTGGTGGAGGCGGTCGGCAGGATCGCCCTGCGGTACGAGTCCCTGCGCCAGGAGACGGCGGGCTGGCTCTCCTGGCTCTCCGGCGCCGCCCAGGACCCCGCCCTGCGGCTGGCCGCGCTGGCCCAGCTCGCCCGGTGCGCGCCGGGACGGCTGCCGCGCGACGTCGTGCCGACCGTGACCGGGCTGCTGGCGGAGCTGCGCCTGCCCGGTCCCCGGCCGCCCGGCGTCGGCGCCGGGCGGCCGGGGACGGGCGGCGGCACGGCTCCCGGGGCGCCCGGCACCGCTTCGACCCCGTGGGATTCGGCCAACTCCTGGGCCCCGCCCGGTGCTCGGGAGGCGTCGGCCCCGGCGGGCCCGGTGCACCCCGTGCCACCGGTTGAGCCGGCCGAGCTGCGGCCCGCCGCCCCGACGCTCCTCGGACAGGTGCGGGAGCAGCGGGCGGGGCGCGGCACGGCGTGGGCGGACGACCTGCTCCGTACGCTGCACGGGGCCCTCGACGACCGGGTCGACGACCGCATCGCCCTGGTCGCCGCCCAGTTGCGCAGCCCCGACAGCGCGCAGCGGACCGACGCGGTGTGGATGTGCGGCAACCTCGTCCGCACCTGGCGCGGGGCGTACGACGAGGTGGTGCGGCTCGTGGGGGCGCAACTGCGCGACCCGGAGCCGCGGCTGCGGGCGGCGGCGGCGGGCCGGCTGGAGGAGCTCTTCTCGTTGGCGGCGCCCGCGGCGGACGATCTGGCCGCACGGGTGGCCGCGGACCCGGCGCCGTGGGTTCCCGAGCGGGTGGGCGGCCGGGCCGGCGCGGTGAGCGCGCTGCTGGCGCTGGCCCGGGCGGGGGACGCGCGGGCGGTGCCGGCACTGGCCCGGGCGCTGGAGCAGCCGGAGCCGGACGGCAGGCTGTTGTACGCGATCCCGCACCTGGCGGAGGCGGGCGGCCCGCTGGTGCCGCTGCTGCGCCGCAGACTGGGCGCGCTGCCGCTCGACGACGGGCTGGGCGAGCGCTCGGGCCCGCTGCTGCTCGCGCTGGCGGGGCTGCGGGCGGTGGAGGCGCTGCCGGAGGTGCTGCGGACGTTGCGCGGGGCGCCGGCGTTCCGCCGCGAGTGGGTGCTGGAGTCGGTCCTGCGGGCGGTCGCGGCGTTCGGGCCGGCCGCGCGGGAGGCGGCGGCGGACGTGCGGGTCCTGCTGGACGACGCCTCCACCGGGACGGTGACGGCGGCGGCGCGGGCGCTGTGGGCGGTGGAGGGCGACGCCGGGGCGGTCCTGCCGCGGCTTCGGGCGCTGCTGCGGGGGCCGGGGGCGCACGGGCGGCGGTCGGCGGCGCGGGTGGTGGGCGCGTTCGGCGGGTCGGCCGGGGCGGCGGCGCCGGAGCTGCGGGCGTGCCTGGCGGCGCCGGACGTGTGGCTGCGCGTCGACGCGGGGACGGCGCTGTGCCGGGTGACCGGGGACACCGGGGAGGCCCTGCCGGTGCTGCTGGCGGCGTGGCGGGAGAACCGGCACACGCGCCCGGAGATCGCCGAGTGCCTCGCCGAGCTGGGGCCGGTCGACCGGTTGGCGCCGGAGGCCGCGCCGCCGCTACGCGCCGAACTCGCCCGTACGCGGCGGCACAACGTCTCCGCCGGGGCGTCCGGGGACCACGACGTCCACGAGGACGAGCGGCTGCTCTCCCTGTGCCGCCGCGCGCTGGGCGCCCCGGCGGAGTGA